A genomic stretch from Apis cerana isolate GH-2021 linkage group LG9, AcerK_1.0, whole genome shotgun sequence includes:
- the LOC107997508 gene encoding COP9 signalosome complex subunit 1: MPLQVHDVQQNVVEPMQVDAPAEDNDNAEEEPYIVENPTLDLEVYANSYTGLAKLYRLIYIADHCPMLRIEALKMAISYVMTTYNVSLYVILHKKLVQAVGTPGLPDVAAQSTSQDMLTLDQAWVEFRSKKAALKLEKFDTDLKNYRSNSIKESIRRGHDDLGDHYLDCGDLVHALKCYSRARDYCTSGKHIVNMCLNVIKVSVYLQNWAHVLSYVTKAESTPDFSDVHGKDNNQSIVTKLKVAAGLAELATRKYKMAARHFLQASLDHCDCPELLSPGNVALYGGLCALATFDRHELQKQVIFSSSFKLFLELEPQLRDIIFKFYESKYASCLKLLDEIKDNILLDMYIAPHVNVLYTQIRNRALIQYFSPYLSADMRRMATAFNRTVSELEDELMQLILDGQIQARIDSHNKILYAKDVDQRSTTFEKSMSVGKEYQRRTRMLILRAAMLKQQIQVKSPQRDSTQGGEMSVTWKQ, translated from the exons ATGCCGTTGCAAGTTCATGATGTTCag caaAATGTTGTGGAGCCTATGCAAGTTGATGCTCCTGCagaagataatgataatgcaGAAGAAGAACCATATATTGTGGAAAACCCAACATTG gaTTTAGAAGTTTATGCTAATAGTTATACTGGTCTTGCTAAACTATATAgacttatatatatagctGATCACTGTCCAATGTTAAGGATAGAAGCATTAAAAATGGCTATATCTTATGTGATGACAACATATAATGTTTCCTTGTATGTCAtactacataaaaaattagttcAAGCTGTAGGCACACCTGGATTACCAGATGTTGCAGCACAATCAACATCTCAAGACATGTTAACCTTAGATCAAGCTTGGGTTGAATTTCGTTCCAAAAAGGCTgctttgaaattagaaaaatttgatactgatcttaaaaattatagaagtaattcaattaaagaaaGTATTAGAAGAGGTCACGATGATTTAGGAGATCATTATTTAGATTGTGGGGATCTTGTTCATGCCTTAAAGTGTTATTCCAGAGCAAGGGATTACTGTACTAGTGGGAAGCATATTGTTAACATGTgcttaaatgttattaaagtttctgtttatttacaaaattgggCTCATGTATTAAGTTATGTAACAAAGGCAGAAAGTACACCAGACTTCTCTGATGTTCATGGCAAAGACAACAATCAGTCTAtagttacaaaattaaaagttgCAGCTGGTCTAGCGGAACTAGCtactagaaaatataaaatggctGCAAGACACTTTTTGCAGGCATCATTGGATCATTGTGATTGTCCTGAATTATTATCCCCTGGAAATGTTGCCTTATATGGAGGACTTTGTGCTTTAGCTACATTTGACAGACATGAATTACAAAAACAGGTTATCTTCAGCAGTTCCTTTAAGTTATTTCTAGAATTAGAACCACAGTtaagagatataatttttaaattttacgaatcgaAATATGCATCTTGCTTAAAATTGTTGGACGAGATAAAGGATAACATACTTCTAGATATGTACATAGCACCACatgttaatgtattatatacacaaattCGGAATAGAGCattgatacaatattttagTCCATACTTAAGTGCAGATATGAGACGTATGGCAACTGCTTTTAATAGGACTGTATCAGAATTGGAAGATGAGCTTATGCAATTAATTCTTGATGGCCAAATACAAGCTCGTATAGATTCACATAATAAA ATATTGTATGCCAAGGATGTTGATCAACGTAGCACAACTTTCGAGAAATCTATGAGTGTAGGAAAAGAATATCAAAGACGCACACGCATGTTAATCTTAAGGGCTGCAATGTTAAAACAACAGATTCAAgttaaa agTCCACAGCGTGACAGTACTCAAGGGGGAGAGATGTCGGTTACCTGGAAACAATAG